The genomic interval TGGCCTTCGCAGTCAGCAGCTTGTTGTTCGCCTGATCGCGGAACACTGCGGTCACGTCGACGGTCGCCATCCACGGCGGGAGCACGAGCGGGCAAAAGCCGGTGCCGAGCTTGACGCTCCCGTCGATCGTCGCCGTGCCCGACGGGGTCGCGATGCGACAACCGACGAGTTTGATCGTCAGCATCGAATCGCCGAACGGACACGTCCGCGTCACCGAACCGCCGAGCGGACACGAACCGGCGGCGCCGCCGTCGTCGAAGCTCGCGGCACCACCGAACTGCAATCCACTGACGAGCGCGGTGACCACCGACGGAATGGCCGTCATCCCGTTGGCGACGATCACAGCGCTGCCGGCCACCGACTCGGCCACCGCGGCGCTACCCGGCGTATGGCTGGGCGCGACGGTGAGCGACGCGGTCGGCGTCGCACTAGCGGTCGCCGTGCGCGAAAGCGTCGGCGTGCTGGTGAGCGTGGCGGTGTGCGTAGCAAACGGCTCGGTAGACGTACGTGTGACCGTTGCACTTGGCGAGGCGCCTTGAGTGGAGGTCGGCGAAGGTGATGCGATTGGGGTTGCCGTGTCCGTCGGTGTCGGCGTCGCTGCGGTGAGCGGCCCACCGAACAGGAGCGCCGCCGTGGCGTCGAGATCATCGCCGGTGATGTGGCCATCGCGATTCGCGTCGGCACTGTCGTTACCGAGTTCGCCGCCGAGGATGCGTTGCAACGCCGTGAAGTCCGCCGCCGACACGCGGCCATCAAGATTGCTGTCGCCCGGGATGAGCGCCGCAGCAGGACGTGGTGAGAAGAGCAGGATGGCCGCGAGGGATGCCCGCTGAACCGACCGCCATCTCTGGTGCCTCATTCGTAGCTTCCGTGTTCGGGCCTCGATAACACCACGACCTAGCGCGCCGCAAGGCTTTGCTGCTTCAGTACCTTGACATTGCGGACACCCCCCGCAACAATCCGCTGCACTTCTGATCGCACTCCCGCATGTTTCGACGTCTCGCCGCGGCCATCGCCGCCCATTGGTTAACCATCCGGGTGGTGGGCGCGTTCGTTCTGTTGATCGTGGTGTTCTTCTCGACGTTGACCTACGCGCCGATCGTCGAGCGGTTCGACGTGGCGTCCGGACTCGCGCAGCTCGCGGCGTGGATGGCGTGGCTGATGCTGAAGGTGCTCGGCGCCGTCGTCGGCTTCGAGGTGACGAAGCAAGGCACCATCTTGGGTTCGGGGGCGTTTGAGGTCGACGTCAGTCCGGCGTGCTCGGGCGCGGTGCCGACGATGATCTATCTCGCCGCGGTGTTCGCTTATCCGGCAAAATGGCGGGCGAAATTGATCGGCGCGGGTCTCGGCATCGTGGTTATTCACTCCGTGAATCTGCTGCGCGTCAGCGCGCTGTTCCTGATCGGGTTGTACTTCCACCGGTTGTTCCACGAAACGCACGTCTACGTCGCGCAGGCGCTGGTGATCTGCATCGCCGTGGCGACGTGGCTGTACTGGGCGGGACGATTCGTCGATGCGCCTGGGCGTTAAGCCCGCGGTGTTCTTGCTGCGCCTGTTGGCGTGGTTCGCCCTGGTCTACGTGGTCTGGGCGCTCACGCCGCTGGCGACGATCTACACGCAACTGTTGGCGTCGTTGACGAACGCCGCGATTCGGATGACCGAATGGTTCGGCGACGCGAACGTGCGCGGTGGCACTACGGTGTTCGCGCGCGGCGAGGGCATCTACTTCGCGCATCGCTTGTTCCCGAACGCCGAGCCCCCCGGCATTCCCGGCGATTGGGTGCAGGCGAATCTGGTGCTGCTCATCCCGCTCATGCTGGCGACGCCGGCTGCGACGTGGGCGCTGCGCCTTCGCCGGCTGGCGATCGCGCTCGCCTGCGCGGTTGCGTTGCAGGTGTTCGGCTTGGTGGTAACGATCAAAGCGGCGTGGTCGACCGAACTGGGCGAATTCAGCTTCCGCTACTTCTCACGCAGCGATCGCTTCATCTACAGCTTCCTCGACGCGTTTTGTCAGAGCTTCGATACCCAACTGTTCCCCTTCGCGATCTGGGCCGGCATCCACTTCCGCCAGCTCACCGGGCGGAGCGAGCCTGCCGCGCCGCCGCCGCAGTCGTCGTCAACGAAACCACGCGCGAAATCTCGCCACAAGGCGAAGGCGGCCGCGCGCGCTGCGCGCTCGTCGTAGCGCCGCGCACTCACTCCTTCCAGCCAGGCGGCGGTGGGATGTCGTGATCGCCAACGCGCTTGGCGTAGGCTTCAACCACGAAGAAGAAGTTCCCGTTAGCATACATCGTCTCGACATCCATTCTCAGTGCAGTAGTTCCGCCGCTCTCGAGTTGGATATCTTTGTCTTCTTGGATCGTTTGGAGCGGCCGCGATTCACCGCTGGAGAAGATCCTAAACAAGAGGCGTGCGCCGTGTGTGGTCTCGGCCATCGTGTTCCGCAGCTTCCCTCGCACCTTCACGTTACGTCCGTCGGTCAAGAGCGACGTGGTAAACACTTCGAGTCGTCCCAACGGATCCACGACGCCCTTGGTCTCGGTGCCCGCATACAGCTCGCGCTCGCGCTGCATCTCCGGCGGCGGACACGCCGTGAGCATCAGGCCGGTCAGCAGCGCGGCCACACGCCACGCATTGCGCATCATCGAGTTTATCATCGCTGGTCCCTCCCGCGCGCTTTGTAGGTCGGGCGACGACGGCGCGACAAGCGAAACCGACACGAAAGTCTTAGGCCTCTGGCTTGGCGTTCTTGGCGACTTGGCGGTGAAATGTTTGTCTCATTTGGCGACCGCATCCGGTTTGCGGCCGACCAGCAAGTACGCCTCGGCCTCCTGGTTCCCCTTGAGCGCGACCGTGCGTTGTGTCTCGAATTCGAAGGCAGGGGACAGGCGCCAGTAGCTCACCTCCGATACCTGCACGCGCCCGGCGACTCCGGTGCTCTCCATACGGCTGGCCAAGTTCACCGTATCGCCCCACACATCGAAGCTATACTTGCGCCGGCCGATCACACCGCTGATCACCGGCCCGGTGCTAATGCCGATGCGCACGCCGAGCGGCAAGCCGATCTCAGCGGCGGTGCGGTCGATGATGCCCAGCATGTCGAGGCTGAAGTCGGCCATCGCTTCCACCGCTGCGGCGCCGGCCGCCTCGCTGAGCACGCCCGTGGCCGCCATGTAGCAGTCGCCGATAGTCTTGATCTTCTCGATGCCGTGGCGCGCCGCCGCTTCGTCGAAGCGTGAAAAGATCAAGTCGAGCATCTCGACCAGATGCGGCGGCGAGAGCCGGCGGGCCAACGTGGAGAAGCCGGTCAGATCGGCGAACAACACCGTCGCCTCGCCGTGGCTGTCAGCGATCGTGCCGCGGTCCTGCTCGAGCCGGGCCACGATCGATTCCGGCAGCACATTGCTGAGCAAGTCAGCGATGCGGCGAGTCGCCTCACCGAGTTCTTGGCGCGCCAAGAACGATGAGTTCTGGTAGTAGCGCATGCCGTAACCGACGAGCGCACACACATTGAGGAGGATGAAGACGCTGGCGCGTTCACGCGCGGCCACCGACTGCGTCACCAGGGGGCCGAATTGACGACTCAAAACTTCCGAACCGACGAAGGTCGCAGTGATCATGAGGTAAGCGACCAGCGCTCTCCGGCTTTCGACACGAGCAAAGAGAAGCACCGCAAACACTACGAAGCCGACAAGACCGATCCGCACGCCGCTCTCTGGCCCGAGGCTAACGAGTAGGACGCAATAGTAAGAGCACGCGACTGCGAGGCCGGTGAAGCGCCCCGCGATGGTGAACC from Deltaproteobacteria bacterium carries:
- a CDS encoding adenylate/guanylate cyclase domain-containing protein — protein: MTKTFARLVDLGVTPEMPLDIAFAVRAGNLAGSLLALVAVAGIGMSLLNDQSTGLALVLALHLVGLLVAGFLNAGGFTIAGRFTGLAVACSYYCVLLVSLGPESGVRIGLVGFVVFAVLLFARVESRRALVAYLMITATFVGSEVLSRQFGPLVTQSVAARERASVFILLNVCALVGYGMRYYQNSSFLARQELGEATRRIADLLSNVLPESIVARLEQDRGTIADSHGEATVLFADLTGFSTLARRLSPPHLVEMLDLIFSRFDEAAARHGIEKIKTIGDCYMAATGVLSEAAGAAAVEAMADFSLDMLGIIDRTAAEIGLPLGVRIGISTGPVISGVIGRRKYSFDVWGDTVNLASRMESTGVAGRVQVSEVSYWRLSPAFEFETQRTVALKGNQEAEAYLLVGRKPDAVAK
- a CDS encoding archaeosortase/exosortase family protein; this encodes MFRRLAAAIAAHWLTIRVVGAFVLLIVVFFSTLTYAPIVERFDVASGLAQLAAWMAWLMLKVLGAVVGFEVTKQGTILGSGAFEVDVSPACSGAVPTMIYLAAVFAYPAKWRAKLIGAGLGIVVIHSVNLLRVSALFLIGLYFHRLFHETHVYVAQALVICIAVATWLYWAGRFVDAPGR